The following are encoded together in the Lathyrus oleraceus cultivar Zhongwan6 chromosome 3, CAAS_Psat_ZW6_1.0, whole genome shotgun sequence genome:
- the LOC127128014 gene encoding uncharacterized protein LOC127128014, translating to MERSKRERATTAQGQYQNQYQQQQQQVPKKANWEIAIEKMAAQNMQFKEETRNNQKNTTASLKNLEVQLRQIAQQLASSRTPGSLPSETVQNPRGQENVNTVTTTEKKAAKKKKIISPSEPTKEETTKETKPVIKLPYPQRMTKKEPSESDLEKFMTMFKRIEGHMALFEALERMPMYKKFVEEVMAEKKPTTKEQVSGKEQYNANSLEQNIPNKQKDPGTVTVPCTIKERTFKKVLIDSGASVNLMPLSVYHRLGIKNISDIKTNLKFADHSRKYAYGIAEDVLVTIADLTFPVDFVILDIPEDNEAPIILGRPFMKTSRCKLDMDECTLTLKVHNKEITLNAIENQEMEEDTKSQYQVGLIRTLNIIKGSPLPVATRNGKIPNTERIVKKESWHKGVHTDKRDNVRVVDKRCNKVLNLKYPP from the coding sequence atggaaagatcaaagagggaacgtgcaacaacagcacagggtcaatatcaaaatcaatatcagcagcaacaacaacaggtacctaagaaggcaaattgggagattgcaattgaaaagatggcagctcaaaatatgcaatttaaagaagagactagaaacaatcagaaaaacaccactgcctccctaaagaatctcgaagttcagctgaggcagatagcacagcaactggcaagttctcgaacaccaggttccctaccaagtgaaacagttcaaaatcctAGAGGgcaggagaatgttaatactgtcacgacgacagagaaaaaggctgctaaaaagaaaaaaattatatcaccgagcgagccgactaaagaagaaactacaaaagaaactaaaccggtgattaagttgccctaccctcagagaatgacaaagaaggaacctagtgagtcagacttggagaaattcatgacaatgttcaaaaggattgagggtcatatggccttgtttgaagcacttgaaaggatgcccatgtacaagaaattcgtggaagaggtaatggctgaaaagaaaccaaccactaaagaacaggtatctggtaaggaacaatataatgcaaactccctggagcagaacattcctaacaaacagaaggatccaggaaccgtcacagtaccatgcacaatcaaagaaagaaccttcaaaaaggtactaatagattcggGAGCTAGTGTGAATTTGATGCCATTATCAgtctatcacaggctgggtattaaaaacatcagtgatataaagaccaatctgaagtttgcggatcactcaagaaaatatgcatatggtatagctgaagatgtgctggtaacaatagcggacttgactttcccagtcgattttgtaatcctagacatacctgaagacaatgaggcacccatcattctgggtcgacctttcatgaagacgagtcgatgcaagctcgacatggatgagtgcacgttaaccttgaaagttcacaacaaggaaataacattgaatgctattgaaaaccaggagatggaggaagatacaaaatctcagtatcaagtaggcttaatcaggacattgaatattatcaaaggctcaccactgccagtagccacccgaaatggaaagattcctaacactgaaaggatagttaaaaaggaatcgtggcacaaaggagtccacactgataaaagagacaacgtccgtgttgtagacaagaggtgcaacaaggttttgaacctgaaataccccccatga